In the genome of Planctomycetota bacterium, one region contains:
- the amrS gene encoding AmmeMemoRadiSam system radical SAM enzyme gives MKEAAFYEKRADGTVQCHLCPHQCVIADGRHGRCRVRTNRGGTLYSDIYGLVTSVAMDPIEKKPLYHFHPGSSILSLGTRGCNFACEFCQNWSISQADAGTSPLPSKAAVEAARREGSIGIAYTYNEPLIWFEYVLETAKLIREAGLVNVLVSNGYVSPEPFEELLPYVDAMNLDIKAIRPEFYKRLCRGTLEPVLASARAAARRTHLEITNLVIPGHNDTDEEFEELGRWVAGELGPHIPTHLSTYFPRYKLKAPPTPVETLERAYEILSKHLRYVYLGNCLSERGAATRCHGCGALLIARSGYSVQAVGLRGSACATCGEENYIVA, from the coding sequence ATGAAGGAAGCCGCCTTCTACGAGAAGCGAGCCGACGGCACCGTCCAGTGCCACCTCTGCCCCCACCAGTGCGTCATCGCCGACGGCCGCCACGGCCGCTGCCGCGTGCGCACCAACCGCGGCGGCACCCTCTACAGCGACATCTACGGGCTCGTCACGTCCGTCGCGATGGACCCGATCGAGAAGAAACCCCTCTACCACTTCCACCCCGGCAGCAGCATCCTGTCGCTGGGCACCCGCGGCTGCAACTTCGCCTGCGAGTTCTGCCAGAACTGGAGCATCTCGCAGGCCGACGCAGGCACCTCGCCGCTGCCCAGCAAGGCGGCCGTTGAGGCGGCCCGGCGCGAAGGATCTATCGGAATAGCCTACACTTACAACGAGCCGCTCATCTGGTTCGAATACGTCCTCGAGACCGCTAAGCTCATCCGCGAGGCGGGCCTCGTCAACGTCCTCGTGAGCAACGGCTATGTGAGCCCCGAGCCGTTCGAGGAACTGCTGCCCTATGTGGACGCCATGAACCTCGACATCAAGGCGATCCGCCCCGAATTCTACAAGCGCCTGTGCCGCGGAACCCTCGAGCCCGTGCTCGCCAGCGCCCGGGCCGCCGCCCGACGCACCCACCTCGAGATCACCAACCTCGTCATCCCCGGCCACAACGACACCGACGAGGAGTTCGAGGAGCTGGGCCGCTGGGTGGCCGGCGAATTGGGACCCCACATCCCCACGCACCTTTCCACCTACTTCCCGCGCTACAAGCTCAAGGCGCCCCCCACCCCGGTCGAGACGCTGGAACGGGCATATGAGATCCTCTCGAAGCATCTGCGCTACGTCTACCTGGGCAACTGCCTCAGCGAGCGGGGAGCAGCGACGCGCTGCCACGGCTGCGGCGCCCTGCTGATCGCGCGCAGCGGCTACAGCGTGCAGGCCGTGGGCCTGCGGGGGAGCGCCTGCGCCACCTGCGGCGAGGAGAACTACATCGTGGCGTGA
- a CDS encoding anaerobic ribonucleoside-triphosphate reductase activating protein — protein sequence MADTLPPIKGFLPTSLIEWEGHLTCALFLPGCNFRCPFCHASDLVVRPEQIVDIPIEAVVRHLRANRGWVDGLVLSGGEATLHEGLSSLIAVVREHVGGVKLDTNGSHPEVIEELLRDGLVDAVALDVKAPLDDRYSAAAGVPVDCTAILATIELLRARDVEREFRTTVVPGLHTARDIVEIARLLGPTERLVLQQFAPLNCLDPAYAERTPHTRDELRQMAAAAAEFVAECGLRGELAPRGASR from the coding sequence ATGGCTGACACGCTCCCGCCTATCAAGGGCTTCCTTCCCACGAGCCTGATCGAGTGGGAAGGCCACCTGACGTGCGCTCTCTTCCTGCCGGGCTGCAACTTCCGCTGCCCGTTCTGCCACGCCAGCGACCTCGTCGTGCGCCCCGAGCAGATTGTGGACATTCCCATCGAGGCCGTCGTCCGCCACCTCCGGGCCAACCGCGGCTGGGTGGACGGCCTCGTGCTCTCGGGCGGCGAGGCCACCCTCCACGAGGGCCTGTCCTCGCTCATCGCCGTCGTGCGCGAGCACGTGGGGGGCGTCAAGCTCGACACCAATGGATCGCACCCCGAGGTCATCGAGGAGCTACTGCGCGACGGCCTCGTAGACGCGGTGGCCCTCGACGTCAAGGCTCCCCTCGACGACCGCTACTCGGCGGCCGCCGGCGTGCCCGTGGATTGCACGGCCATCCTGGCGACCATCGAACTGCTGCGCGCGCGCGACGTCGAGCGCGAGTTCCGCACCACCGTGGTCCCGGGCCTTCACACCGCCCGCGACATCGTGGAGATCGCGCGGCTGCTCGGGCCGACGGAACGCCTTGTGCTTCAGCAGTTTGCACCGCTGAACTGCCTCGACCCCGCCTATGCTGAGCGCACGCCGCACACCCGCGACGAGCTTCGCCAGATGGCGGCCGCCGCCGCCGAATTCGTGGCCGAGTGCGGGCTCCGGGGCGAACTCGCCCCGCGGGGGGCCAGCCGATGA
- a CDS encoding thioredoxin family protein, with the protein MKERAMEIHVFGKQNCGKCLSTKHKVQHFIEKLGLDATVSMKFIDMDTVEGMAEGAFCDVFEIPTTIIQDQGRDIVRWDGVVPDSLELKQHFVGAA; encoded by the coding sequence GTGAAGGAACGCGCCATGGAAATCCACGTGTTCGGCAAGCAGAACTGCGGCAAGTGCCTCAGCACCAAGCACAAGGTCCAGCACTTCATCGAGAAGCTCGGCCTCGATGCCACGGTCTCCATGAAATTCATTGATATGGACACCGTGGAAGGCATGGCCGAGGGCGCCTTCTGCGACGTCTTCGAGATTCCGACGACCATCATCCAGGACCAGGGCCGCGACATCGTGCGATGGGATGGCGTGGTGCCCGACAGCCTGGAGCTCAAGCAGCACTTCGTGGGCGCCGCCTGA
- the nrdD gene encoding anaerobic ribonucleoside-triphosphate reductase, with amino-acid sequence MAKIQKVRKRDGRLVPFDESKIADAIFKAAQAVGGTDRQMADELAGVTTMFLEREFEGEVPGIEDIQDVVERVLIETGHARTAKAYILYRERRARRRESLRVRKPVREAGSGGSTDITLLVDPGTRDELLSWDRARIARALVDEAQLDDAVAHEIARAVERKIFDSGIDRISTSLVRELVDNELFERGLSAKLERQKTIGIPKYDLEELIFSKSKENSNIGANNPEAINLSIAETTLKQYALQEVFSRDVADAHLSAKIHLHDLGYPTRVYCSSHSLEYIKKYGLSLCNLDTSSAPAKHARTLTGHLNTFLASMQAYYAGALGVGYINILYAPYLEGMSYKEMCQEAQHLIFSGSQSAFSRGGQTLFLDFNIHTGVPRYLWDIPAIGPGGKYTGKTYGEYAETARLFTRAMLDTWRAGDQYGHIFAFPKCDLHVNADTFKDPKQLEILEYACQIASENGVPYFVFDRDEVTLSACCRLRTTIDDTEMIKHLETMRFCGFQNVTVNLPQAAYRVGRGNVDGFLAEVSAMMDLAVKAHLQKRSFIAKLMSAPTMPLWQIGKKAADGKPYVDLDKCTYIIGLVGLNEAVQYLTGEELHETEAALKLGLKVVSHMYFKAKEDGKRLGLKLSLEESPAESAARRLAKVDLRNFPGAREVIKGNIERDEFYYTNSIHLRADAPVDIVTRIRTQSKFHSMIESGAIIHAFVGEELPPAASILNLVRKTFEQTRCAQLTISPEFTICNACHRSEVGLHDACTACASSDVYGLTRIVGYFSRITNWNKSKIGELRDRHAGRYALPVLQPTVPQKVGV; translated from the coding sequence ATGGCAAAGATTCAAAAGGTCCGTAAGCGCGATGGGCGCCTGGTTCCGTTCGACGAGTCGAAGATCGCCGACGCGATCTTCAAGGCGGCCCAGGCCGTGGGCGGCACCGACCGCCAGATGGCCGACGAGCTGGCGGGCGTGACCACGATGTTCCTCGAACGCGAGTTCGAGGGCGAAGTGCCCGGCATCGAGGACATCCAGGACGTGGTGGAGCGGGTGCTGATCGAGACGGGCCACGCCCGTACGGCGAAAGCGTACATCCTGTACCGCGAGCGCCGGGCGCGGCGGCGCGAATCGCTGCGCGTGCGCAAGCCCGTGCGTGAGGCCGGCAGCGGCGGCTCGACCGACATCACGCTGCTCGTGGACCCCGGCACGCGCGACGAACTGCTGTCTTGGGACCGCGCGCGCATCGCGCGGGCGCTGGTGGACGAGGCGCAGCTCGACGACGCCGTGGCGCACGAGATCGCCCGGGCGGTCGAACGCAAGATCTTCGATTCCGGCATTGACCGCATCTCGACCTCGCTCGTGCGCGAACTGGTGGACAATGAGCTCTTCGAGCGCGGCCTGAGCGCCAAGCTCGAACGCCAGAAGACCATCGGCATCCCCAAGTACGACCTCGAGGAGCTCATCTTCTCGAAGTCCAAGGAAAACTCCAACATCGGGGCCAACAACCCCGAGGCCATCAACCTCTCCATCGCCGAGACGACCCTCAAGCAATACGCCCTCCAGGAGGTCTTCTCGCGCGACGTGGCCGACGCGCACCTCTCGGCCAAGATCCACCTGCACGACCTCGGCTACCCGACCCGCGTCTACTGCTCGTCCCATTCGCTCGAGTACATCAAGAAGTACGGCCTCTCGCTGTGCAACCTCGACACGTCGTCGGCCCCCGCCAAGCACGCGCGCACGCTCACCGGGCACCTCAACACCTTCCTGGCCTCGATGCAGGCCTACTATGCCGGCGCGCTCGGGGTCGGCTACATCAACATCCTCTATGCCCCCTATCTCGAGGGCATGAGCTACAAGGAGATGTGCCAGGAGGCGCAGCACCTGATCTTCTCGGGCTCGCAGAGCGCCTTCTCGCGCGGCGGCCAGACGCTCTTCCTGGACTTCAACATCCACACCGGCGTGCCCCGCTACCTGTGGGACATCCCGGCGATCGGCCCCGGCGGCAAGTACACCGGCAAGACCTATGGCGAATACGCCGAAACGGCGCGGCTCTTCACCCGCGCCATGCTCGACACCTGGCGCGCCGGCGACCAGTACGGCCACATCTTCGCCTTCCCCAAGTGCGACCTCCACGTCAACGCCGACACCTTCAAGGACCCCAAGCAGCTCGAGATCCTGGAGTACGCCTGCCAGATCGCCAGCGAAAACGGCGTGCCCTACTTCGTCTTCGACCGCGACGAGGTGACCCTCAGCGCCTGCTGCCGGCTCCGCACGACGATTGACGACACCGAGATGATCAAGCACCTCGAAACCATGCGGTTCTGCGGCTTCCAGAACGTCACCGTCAACCTGCCCCAGGCCGCCTACCGCGTAGGGCGCGGAAACGTGGACGGCTTCCTGGCCGAAGTTTCCGCCATGATGGACCTCGCCGTGAAGGCGCACCTCCAGAAGCGCTCCTTCATCGCCAAACTCATGAGCGCGCCCACCATGCCCCTGTGGCAGATCGGCAAGAAGGCGGCCGACGGAAAGCCCTACGTGGACCTCGATAAGTGCACCTACATCATCGGCCTCGTGGGCCTCAACGAGGCGGTCCAGTACCTCACCGGCGAGGAACTGCACGAGACCGAGGCCGCGCTCAAGCTCGGCCTCAAAGTCGTCTCGCACATGTACTTCAAGGCGAAGGAGGACGGCAAGCGCCTGGGCCTCAAGCTTTCGCTCGAGGAGAGCCCCGCCGAGAGCGCCGCGCGGCGCCTCGCCAAGGTGGACCTCCGCAACTTCCCCGGCGCCCGCGAGGTGATCAAGGGCAATATCGAGCGCGACGAGTTCTACTACACCAACTCCATCCATCTGCGCGCCGACGCGCCCGTAGACATCGTCACCCGCATCCGCACCCAGAGCAAGTTCCACTCCATGATCGAGTCGGGCGCCATCATCCACGCCTTCGTCGGCGAGGAACTGCCGCCCGCCGCGAGCATCCTGAACCTGGTGCGCAAGACCTTCGAGCAGACCCGCTGCGCCCAGCTCACCATTTCGCCCGAGTTCACCATCTGCAACGCCTGCCACCGCAGCGAGGTGGGCCTCCACGACGCCTGCACCGCGTGCGCGTCGTCCGATGTCTACGGCCTCACCCGCATCGTCGGCTACTTCAGCCGTATCACCAACTGGAACAAGAGCAAGATCGGCGAGCTGCGCGACCGGCATGCCGGCCGCTACGCGCTCCCCGTCCTCCAGCCCACGGTGCCTCAGAAGGTCGGTGTGTGA
- the nrdR gene encoding transcriptional regulator NrdR, with amino-acid sequence MRCPFCKSENDKVVDSRASEGGAVIRRRRECLECNRRYTTYERVEEIPLRVVKKDGTRQPFDRTKVLAGLMKACEKRPVATEALDQIVGDIERRLADMADREVSSREIGEMVMQHLRELDQVAYVRFASVYRAFKDINQFLEELRPMLERRVRTNGKDSKGP; translated from the coding sequence ATGCGATGCCCCTTCTGCAAGAGCGAGAACGACAAGGTTGTGGACTCCCGCGCGTCGGAGGGCGGCGCAGTCATCCGGCGGCGGCGGGAGTGTCTGGAGTGCAACCGGCGCTACACGACGTATGAGCGGGTGGAAGAGATCCCGCTGCGCGTCGTGAAGAAGGACGGCACGCGGCAGCCCTTCGATCGCACGAAGGTGCTGGCGGGCCTGATGAAGGCCTGCGAGAAGCGGCCCGTGGCTACGGAGGCCCTGGACCAGATCGTGGGCGACATCGAGCGGCGGCTGGCCGACATGGCCGACCGCGAGGTGTCGTCGCGCGAGATCGGCGAGATGGTCATGCAGCACTTGCGCGAGCTCGACCAGGTCGCCTATGTCCGCTTCGCCTCCGTGTATCGGGCCTTCAAGGACATCAACCAATTCCTCGAGGAACTGCGGCCGATGCTGGAGAGGAGAGTGCGAACCAATGGCAAAGATTCAAAAGGTCCGTAA
- a CDS encoding ABC transporter ATP-binding protein yields the protein MPVISTRSLRIDYDDVMAVRDLDLDIASGEIYGLIGPNGAGKTSTIRALAGVLEPTYGEIRLAGVDALEHPEDAHRRLGYMPDFAPLYDDLKVWEYLSVFATAYALPRPLRSDRVEHCLGITGLREKRDAFVRELSRGMRQRLALAKTLLHEPNILLLDEPASGLDPIGRVELRRILSDLARAGAAVLISSHILTEMSGFCTSIGIMEKGRLVASGRVEDILKKLGSRGVLHVRAASPHAALAEVLKASEMLSQVEMKDGQTATALVLGGEEDAARLLAQLVAAGVAVSSFHVESEDIENIFLRIGAREVS from the coding sequence ATGCCCGTGATCTCTACCCGGTCGCTTCGGATAGACTACGACGACGTGATGGCGGTACGGGACCTTGACCTCGACATTGCTTCGGGCGAGATCTACGGGCTGATCGGGCCGAATGGCGCAGGGAAGACTTCCACCATCAGGGCGCTGGCCGGCGTGCTGGAGCCCACGTATGGCGAGATCCGCCTGGCAGGGGTGGACGCGCTCGAGCATCCCGAGGACGCCCACCGGCGCCTGGGCTACATGCCGGACTTCGCCCCCCTCTACGACGATCTCAAGGTGTGGGAGTACCTGAGCGTCTTCGCGACGGCCTACGCATTGCCCAGGCCGCTCCGCTCGGACCGCGTCGAGCATTGCCTGGGCATCACGGGGTTGCGGGAGAAGCGGGACGCGTTCGTCCGCGAACTCTCGCGCGGGATGCGCCAGCGTCTCGCCCTGGCCAAGACCCTCCTCCACGAGCCGAACATCCTGCTGCTGGACGAGCCGGCGAGCGGTCTCGACCCCATCGGTCGTGTGGAGTTGCGCAGGATTCTGAGCGATCTTGCGCGGGCGGGCGCGGCCGTGCTCATCTCCAGCCACATCCTCACCGAGATGAGCGGCTTCTGCACCTCGATAGGGATCATGGAAAAGGGGCGGCTCGTCGCCAGCGGACGTGTCGAGGACATTCTCAAGAAGCTCGGCAGCCGCGGCGTGCTGCACGTCCGCGCCGCGTCACCCCACGCGGCGCTGGCGGAGGTGCTCAAGGCATCAGAAATGCTCTCGCAGGTCGAGATGAAGGATGGACAGACTGCGACGGCACTGGTGCTGGGCGGCGAGGAGGATGCCGCCAGGCTGCTGGCGCAGCTTGTCGCGGCGGGCGTCGCCGTCAGTTCCTTCCACGTCGAGAGCGAGGACATCGAGAACATCTTCCTCAGGATAGGCGCGAGGGAAGTGTCGTGA
- the leuS gene encoding leucine--tRNA ligase, which yields MARTSYPFAEIEPKWQRHWGETGLFRCDVRDATRPRYYCLMMYPYPSGALHMGHVINYSIGDALARFHLMRGENVLAPMGWDSFGLPAENAAIKAQVPPAVSTKRNIDKMRAQMVRAGWGYDWSREVACSHPGYYKWTQWLFLQFYKAGLAFKKMAPVNWCASCQTVLANEQVHDGGCERCGTPVEQRDLEQWFFAMSRYAQRLLDGHKKLEGRWPDRVLKMQQEWIGRSEGARLDFRIAAPGTAADGQTLSVFTTRPDTTYGVTFMALAPEHPLVEALLAAHPQREAHMRAVRRMRNVSAIERTSETSEKEGIGTGHYVLNPFDGSKAEIWVTNYALMGYGTGAVMGVPAHDQRDFLFARKYGLPIKVVIQPEGQTLDPAAMPAAYVDEGVQVNSGPFDGLPNRQAIRAMTQHAKDRGLGDFTVNYRLRDWLLSRQRYWGAPIPILYCPTCGELPVPESDLPVLLPPNVEFRPKGESPLARCPEFVNVPCPKCGGPARRETDTMDTFVDSSWYFLRYLTPRKEDGAFDPELVRAWLPVHQYVGGIEHATMHLIYARFFTMVLHDLGLIAVEEPFERLFCQGMVCNTAYRADYYRGADGQAVGEDQVRKLPDGSTVRKNDGAPVGLERLYLPVGEVDTERLVRKSDGWPVITEMAKMSKSKFNGVSPDELFERYGADTVHAYILFVGPADQDNVYSDEGVVGVHHFLNRFWDLVSGWAERVGSVECGVRSAELDPDSRALRRKAHQTLQRVTEAFEPPFRFNTAIAGIMELTNELRDRAEAARDPAVVKEVLTLAVQCLSPFAPHVCEELWERLGGRPSIFRAPWPAVDAEAVKAEEIEIPIQVNGKLRSKVVVPADSDQAAIQAAALADEKAQAHIGGKTVRKVIVVPGRLVNIVVG from the coding sequence ATGGCCAGAACATCCTACCCCTTTGCCGAGATCGAGCCCAAGTGGCAGCGGCACTGGGGGGAGACAGGTCTGTTCCGCTGCGACGTGCGCGACGCCACGCGCCCGAGATACTACTGCCTGATGATGTACCCCTATCCCAGCGGCGCGCTGCACATGGGCCACGTGATCAACTACTCGATCGGCGACGCGCTCGCCCGCTTCCACCTGATGCGGGGCGAGAACGTGCTCGCGCCCATGGGCTGGGACAGCTTCGGCCTCCCCGCCGAGAACGCGGCCATCAAGGCCCAAGTGCCGCCCGCCGTCTCCACGAAACGCAACATTGACAAGATGCGGGCGCAGATGGTGCGGGCCGGCTGGGGCTACGACTGGTCGCGCGAGGTGGCCTGCTCGCACCCCGGCTACTACAAGTGGACCCAATGGCTCTTCCTCCAGTTCTACAAGGCGGGCCTGGCCTTCAAGAAGATGGCCCCGGTGAACTGGTGCGCGTCGTGCCAGACGGTGCTGGCCAACGAGCAGGTGCACGACGGCGGCTGCGAGCGCTGCGGCACGCCGGTCGAGCAGCGCGACCTCGAGCAGTGGTTCTTCGCCATGTCGCGCTACGCGCAGCGGCTGCTCGATGGCCACAAGAAACTCGAGGGGCGCTGGCCCGACCGCGTGCTGAAGATGCAGCAGGAGTGGATCGGCCGCAGCGAGGGCGCGCGGCTCGACTTCCGCATCGCCGCGCCCGGCACCGCCGCCGACGGCCAGACCCTCTCCGTCTTCACCACGCGGCCCGACACCACCTATGGCGTCACCTTCATGGCCCTCGCTCCCGAGCACCCGCTCGTCGAGGCGCTGCTCGCCGCCCACCCGCAGCGCGAAGCCCACATGAGGGCCGTGCGCCGCATGCGCAACGTGTCGGCCATCGAGCGCACCAGCGAGACCAGCGAGAAAGAAGGCATCGGCACCGGCCACTACGTGCTCAACCCCTTCGACGGCTCGAAGGCCGAAATCTGGGTCACCAACTACGCCCTCATGGGCTACGGCACGGGCGCCGTCATGGGCGTGCCCGCGCACGACCAGCGCGACTTCCTGTTCGCCCGGAAGTACGGCCTGCCCATCAAGGTCGTCATCCAGCCCGAGGGCCAGACGCTCGACCCCGCGGCCATGCCCGCCGCCTATGTGGACGAGGGGGTGCAGGTGAACTCCGGCCCCTTCGATGGCCTGCCCAATCGCCAGGCCATCCGCGCCATGACCCAGCACGCCAAGGACAGGGGGCTCGGCGACTTCACCGTGAACTACCGCCTGCGCGACTGGCTGCTCTCGCGCCAGCGCTACTGGGGCGCGCCCATCCCCATCCTCTACTGCCCGACGTGCGGCGAGCTCCCCGTGCCCGAGAGCGACCTGCCCGTGCTCCTCCCGCCCAACGTCGAGTTCAGGCCCAAGGGCGAATCCCCCCTCGCGCGCTGCCCCGAGTTCGTCAACGTCCCGTGCCCGAAATGCGGCGGCCCGGCCCGCCGCGAGACCGACACGATGGATACCTTTGTGGACTCGTCGTGGTACTTCCTGCGCTACCTCACGCCGCGCAAGGAGGACGGCGCCTTCGACCCCGAGCTGGTCAGGGCCTGGCTGCCCGTGCACCAGTACGTGGGCGGCATCGAGCACGCCACCATGCACCTCATCTACGCGCGCTTCTTCACCATGGTGCTGCACGACCTGGGCCTCATCGCCGTCGAGGAGCCGTTCGAGCGCCTCTTCTGCCAGGGCATGGTGTGCAACACCGCCTATCGCGCCGACTACTATCGGGGCGCGGACGGCCAGGCCGTGGGCGAGGACCAGGTGCGCAAGCTGCCCGACGGCTCGACCGTGCGCAAGAACGACGGCGCGCCCGTGGGCCTCGAACGCCTCTATCTGCCCGTCGGCGAGGTGGACACCGAGCGGCTCGTGCGCAAGAGCGACGGCTGGCCTGTCATCACCGAAATGGCCAAGATGTCCAAGAGCAAGTTCAACGGCGTCTCCCCCGATGAGCTGTTCGAGCGCTACGGCGCCGACACGGTCCACGCCTACATCCTCTTCGTCGGCCCGGCCGATCAGGACAATGTCTACAGCGACGAGGGCGTAGTGGGCGTCCACCACTTCCTCAACCGCTTCTGGGACCTCGTGAGCGGCTGGGCCGAACGGGTGGGGAGTGTGGAATGTGGAGTGCGGAGTGCGGAACTGGACCCCGATTCACGCGCTCTCCGGCGAAAGGCGCATCAGACCCTTCAGCGCGTCACCGAGGCATTCGAGCCGCCGTTCCGTTTCAACACGGCCATCGCTGGCATCATGGAGCTGACGAACGAGCTCCGCGACCGCGCCGAGGCGGCCCGGGACCCCGCCGTGGTCAAGGAGGTCCTCACCCTCGCCGTCCAGTGCCTCTCGCCCTTCGCTCCGCACGTGTGCGAGGAGCTATGGGAGCGGCTGGGCGGGCGGCCCAGCATCTTCCGCGCCCCGTGGCCCGCCGTTGACGCCGAGGCCGTGAAGGCCGAGGAGATCGAAATCCCCATCCAGGTCAACGGCAAGCTCCGCTCGAAGGTCGTCGTGCCTGCCGACTCCGACCAGGCGGCGATCCAGGCGGCGGCCCTGGCCGACGAGAAGGCCCAGGCGCACATCGGTGGCAAGACCGTGCGCAAGGTCATCGTCGTGCCCGGGCGCCTCGTCAACATCGTCGTGGGCTGA
- the pabB gene encoding aminodeoxychorismate synthase component I, whose protein sequence is MAVRLITSARPATVTALRRAVAPGQAFAAFLARPHAFFLDSGLAGSPLARFSFLGAEPRLRVSAKGRAIRLCEGGREQRLEGNPFQVLRALLEQHRTPLASGPVPFLGGFVGYLGYDLCHFIERLPRTAADDLALPDMYFGLYENLAAYDHATGRWYAVTAGGDAAAVAHLDELLATAAALPSPGAPGPASVGPLRANFTRDAYLAAIRKAKDYIAAGDIFQVNLSQRFETALAISPAELYGRLRQANPAPFAAYLALDDGAAVLSSSPERFLKVTGRRVETRPIKGTRPRGATPEDDRRLAAELVASAKDAAELTMIVDLERNDLGRVCDYGSVRVAEHKAVEAYASVFHLVSTVEGSLHEGRDLVDLLKATFPGGSITGAPKIRSMEIIDELEPTQRSVYTGSIGYLGLDGTADLNIAIRTILVRHDRAYFQVGGGIVADSDPAAEYQETLDKGRRLFAALGHCCYEH, encoded by the coding sequence ATGGCCGTCCGTCTCATCACATCTGCGCGCCCCGCGACCGTGACGGCTCTTCGTCGCGCTGTCGCCCCGGGGCAAGCCTTCGCCGCGTTCCTCGCGAGGCCCCATGCGTTCTTCCTCGACAGCGGGTTGGCGGGGTCGCCCCTCGCGCGGTTCTCGTTCCTCGGCGCCGAGCCGCGCCTGCGCGTGTCGGCCAAGGGCCGGGCCATCCGTCTCTGCGAGGGCGGCCGGGAACAACGCCTCGAGGGCAACCCGTTCCAGGTGCTGCGCGCGCTGCTCGAACAGCACCGCACGCCGCTCGCGAGCGGCCCGGTGCCATTCCTCGGCGGCTTCGTGGGCTACCTGGGCTACGACCTGTGCCACTTCATCGAACGCCTGCCGCGCACGGCGGCCGACGACCTGGCGCTGCCCGACATGTACTTCGGCCTGTACGAGAACCTTGCGGCCTACGACCACGCGACGGGGCGCTGGTATGCGGTCACGGCCGGCGGCGATGCCGCAGCCGTCGCGCATCTCGACGAGTTGCTGGCCACTGCCGCCGCCCTGCCCTCCCCGGGCGCTCCCGGGCCGGCCTCAGTGGGACCGCTCCGGGCGAACTTCACCCGCGACGCCTATCTGGCCGCCATCCGCAAGGCGAAGGATTATATCGCCGCGGGCGACATTTTCCAGGTGAATCTCTCGCAGCGGTTCGAGACGGCGCTGGCGATCTCCCCCGCCGAGCTGTATGGCCGCCTGCGCCAGGCCAACCCTGCGCCCTTCGCCGCCTACCTGGCGTTGGACGACGGGGCGGCCGTGCTGTCGAGCTCGCCCGAACGCTTCCTCAAGGTGACGGGCCGACGGGTGGAGACGCGGCCCATCAAGGGCACCCGCCCCCGCGGCGCCACGCCAGAGGACGACCGGCGCCTTGCGGCCGAACTCGTGGCCAGCGCGAAGGATGCGGCGGAACTGACGATGATCGTGGACCTCGAGCGCAACGACCTCGGCCGGGTGTGCGACTATGGCTCGGTGCGGGTGGCCGAGCACAAGGCCGTGGAGGCGTACGCATCGGTCTTCCACCTCGTGTCCACCGTCGAGGGCTCGCTGCACGAGGGGCGCGATCTGGTGGACCTGCTCAAGGCCACTTTCCCCGGCGGCTCGATCACAGGCGCGCCCAAGATCCGCTCGATGGAGATCATAGACGAGCTGGAACCCACGCAGCGGAGCGTCTATACGGGCAGCATCGGGTATTTGGGCCTCGACGGCACGGCCGACCTCAACATCGCCATCCGCACGATCCTCGTGCGCCACGACCGAGCGTATTTCCAGGTCGGCGGCGGCATCGTGGCTGACTCGGACCCTGCCGCCGAGTATCAGGAAACACTGGACAAGGGCCGGCGTCTCTTCGCGGCTCTCGGACACTGCTGCTATGAGCATTAG